A genome region from Choloepus didactylus isolate mChoDid1 chromosome 14, mChoDid1.pri, whole genome shotgun sequence includes the following:
- the LOC119508901 gene encoding transmembrane protein 233-like yields CAPPPASPISQFPPISDFRRALDSSSEANTKDDKTEEDLPKLKHYLWLSIISCFCPAYPINIVAFVFSIMSLNSYDNGDIKGSTRLGQNAKWVAIASIIIGLLIISISCTVHFTRKA; encoded by the coding sequence TGTGCTCCTCCGCCTGCCTCGCCCATATCTCAGTTCCCCCCCATTTCGGACTTCAGGAGGGCTTTGGACAGCAGTTCCGAAGCCAACACCAAGGATGACAAGACCGAGGAGGACTTGCCCAAGCTCAAACACTACCTGTGGCTCAGCATCATCTCGTGTTTTTGTCCGGCGTACCCCATCAACATCGTGGCTTTCGTCTTCTCCATCATGTCTCTAAACAGCTACGACAACGGGGACATCAAAGGATCCACGAGGCTTGGGCAGAACGCCAAGTGGGTGGCCATCGCCTCCATCATTATTGGCCTTCTCATCATCAGCATTTCATGCACAGTTCACTTCACAAGGAAAGCTTGA